One window of Camelina sativa cultivar DH55 chromosome 4, Cs, whole genome shotgun sequence genomic DNA carries:
- the LOC104779648 gene encoding uncharacterized protein At1g04910-like, giving the protein MEIRSESGTLMRSEYKPPSHHQSVPKARFQVCFFRVCSCILVWTCLIQLFWHSQIFTGLSNQISRFSLPVDPVRLSPPPPRNYTSNGILLVSCNGGLNQMRAAICDMVTVAKLLNLTLVVPELDKKSFWADPSDFEDIFDIKHFIDSLRDEVRIVRRLPKRYSKKYGYKIFEMPPVSWSSDLYYLQQVLPRFSKRKVIHFVRSDTRLANNGLSLDLQRLRCRVNFQGLKFTPRIEALGSKLVRILQQRGSFVALHLRYEMDMLAFSGCTHGCTAEEAEELKKMRYAYPLWREKEIVSEERRVQGLCPLTPEEVVLDLKALGFQKDTQIYIAAGEIYGGAKRLALLKESFPRIVKKEMLLDPTELQQFQNHSSQMAALDFVVSVASNTFIPTYYGNMAKVVEGHRRYFGFKRTILLDRKRLVDLLDLHNSKTLSWDEFAVAVKEAHQGQRMGEPTHRKVISDRPKEEDYFYANPQECINLK; this is encoded by the exons ATGGAAATTAGATCGGAGAGTGGTACTCTGATGCGGAGTGAGTATAAGCCTCCGAGTCATCATCAATCAGTTCCCAAAGCTCGATTTCAAGTTTGCTTTTTTAGAGTCTGTTCTTGCATTCTGGTTTGGACTTGCTTGATTCAGCTCTTTTGGCATTCCCAAATCTTCACTGGTTTATCCAATCAGATTTCTAGGTTCTCTCTCCCTGTCGACCCAGTTCGACTATCGCCTCCTCCACCAA ggaaCTACACAAGTAATGGAATTTTACTAGTATCCTGTAATGGtggtttgaatcaaatgcgTGCAGCG aTTTGTGATATGGTGACTGTTGCTAAGCTATTGAATTTGACTCTTGTTGTTCCTGAGCTTGATAAAAAATCTTTCTGGGCTGATCCAAG TGATTTTGAGGACATCTTTGATATCAAGCATTTCATTGATTCATTAAGAGATGAAGTTAGGATCGTAAGGAGACTTCCGAAACGTTATAGTAAGAAGTATGGATACAAAATATTCGAAATGCCTCCTGTGAGTTGGTCCAGCGACTTATATTACTTGCAACAG gTACTGCCGCGGTTCAGTAAACGTAAAGTTATACACTTTGTTAGGAGTGATACACGATTGGCGAACAATGGTCTTTCTCTTGATCTTCAAAGGCTGAGATGCCGAGTTAATTTCCAAGGACTGAAGTTCACTCCGCGGATTGAGGCTTTGGGATCAAAGCTGGTTCGGATTCTTCAACAAAGAGGGTCTTTTGTGGCTTTGCATCTGAGATATGAGATGGACATGTTGGCTTTCTCTGGTTGCACTCATGGCTGCACTgcagaagaagctgaagaactCAAAAAGATGAG GTATGCATATCCATtgtggagagagaaagagatagtcTCAGAAGAAAGGAGAGTGCAAGGGCTGTGTCCGTTGACACCCGAGGAGGTGGTTTTGGACTTAAAAGCATTGGGGTTTCAAAAGGATACACAAATATACATTGCTGCTGGTGAGATTTATGGTGGTGCAAAGAGATTAGCCCTTCTAAAGGAATCATTTCCACGAATT GTAAAAAAGGAAATGCTATTAGATCCAACAGAATTGCAACAGTTTCAGAACCATTCATCTCAAATGGCAGCTCTAGATTTCGTAGTATCCGTAGCTAGCAACACTTTTATCCCTACCTACTATGGAAACATGGCAAAAGTTGTTGAAGGTCATCGAAG ATATTTCGGGTTTAAGAGAACAATCCTGCTAGACCGGAAGCGACTTGTGGACCTTTTGGACTTGCATAACAGCAAAACGCTTTCTTGGGATGAGTTTGCAGTAGCTGTGAAGG